The following are encoded in a window of Citrobacter freundii genomic DNA:
- the yjjY gene encoding protein YjjY, with the protein MTKVRNCVLDALSINVNNIISLVVGTFPLDPTVSKTAVILTILTAT; encoded by the coding sequence ATGACTAAAGTACGTAATTGCGTTCTTGATGCACTTTCCATCAACGTCAACAACATCATTAGCTTGGTCGTGGGCACTTTCCCTCTGGACCCGACAGTGTCAAAAACGGCTGTCATCCTAACCATTTTAACAGCAACATAA
- the arcA gene encoding two-component system response regulator ArcA: protein MQTPHILIVEDELVTRNTLKSIFEAEGYDVFEATDGAEMHQILSEYDINLVIMDINLPGKNGLLLARELREQANVALMFLTGRDNEVDKILGLEIGADDYITKPFNPRELTIRARNLLSRTMNLGTVSEERRSVESYKFNGWELDINSRSLIGPDGEQYKLPRSEFRAMLHFCENPGKIQSRAELLKKMTGRELKPHDRTVDVTIRRIRKHFESTPDTPEIIATIHGEGYRFCGDLQD, encoded by the coding sequence ATGCAGACCCCGCACATTCTTATCGTTGAAGACGAGTTAGTAACACGTAACACGTTGAAAAGCATTTTCGAAGCGGAAGGCTATGATGTATTCGAGGCGACAGATGGCGCGGAAATGCATCAGATCCTCTCTGAATATGACATCAACCTTGTGATTATGGATATCAATCTGCCAGGTAAAAACGGTCTTCTGTTAGCGCGCGAACTCCGCGAACAAGCTAACGTTGCGCTGATGTTCCTGACGGGCCGCGATAACGAAGTCGATAAAATTCTCGGCCTCGAAATCGGCGCGGATGATTACATCACCAAACCGTTTAACCCGCGTGAACTGACTATCCGTGCTCGTAACTTGCTGTCCCGTACCATGAACCTGGGCACGGTCAGCGAAGAACGTCGTAGCGTCGAAAGCTACAAGTTCAATGGTTGGGAACTGGACATCAACAGCCGTTCTCTGATCGGTCCTGACGGCGAGCAGTATAAACTGCCACGCAGCGAATTCCGTGCCATGCTTCACTTCTGTGAGAATCCGGGCAAGATCCAGTCTCGCGCAGAACTGCTGAAAAAAATGACCGGTCGCGAACTGAAGCCGCATGACCGTACCGTTGACGTGACTATCCGTCGTATTCGTAAGCATTTCGAATCTACGCCGGATACGCCAGAAATCATCGCCACCATTCACGGTGAAGGCTATCGTTTCTGCGGCGACCTGCAGGATTAA